The nucleotide window GGCACACTACGTTTTCGATGTCTTTACTGCGGCGCAGTTGCTCGAGCAAGCCCAGACGCAACTCGAAGCGGGGAACGGACGGCTGGCACTGGTCGCTCGACGGTTCGTCGCAAACGAACTCGAGACACGAGACGCACGCGGAATCGCGAGTGGCGATCAGCTGGCGCTCAAAGCGTTCGACTCGATCGTGCGGTACGCGCCGGTCGATCCCGAGACGCTGACGGAGACGATCGGAGTGGACGACTGACCGCACACCTTCACTCGAGCAGCGTCGCGGCTTCCTCGATCTCCATGACGCCCTGTTCGACGGCCGTGAGCACGCGAAGCACGTCCTCGTCCGGCCCGTCGTCGCCGTCGTCGCCGAGCTCCGCTAAAGTGACCTTCTCCGAGCGGCCGACGAACTCGGCGAAGTCGGTGCCGTCGGCGAGTGCGGTTTCCTTTTTGACCCGGTAGTTGCCGCCGTCGGTAACGTAGAGGTCGGCAGGGTGGAAGAAATACCAGTCCTCGCGGTCGAAGCGGACGCCGATCCGGGGTTTCGCGCCGAAGTTCTGTGCGAAGTACGTCAGCGCTTCGACCTCCTCACCGGTGAGGTAGATCGGGTCGCCGGCGCTGGATTTGGCCTCGATCGCGTAGAACCGCTCGCCGTCGCCGGCGAGCACGTCGGGGAGTTCGCGTTCCGTCGCCGAGCCGCTTGCGGGGGCGCGCATCACCGCGAAACCGGCCGCATCGAGTTCGTTGACGAGTTCCCGTTCGCGGCGGTCGCCCTTCGCCTGAGACATACCGGACTCTCGCCGGCGACCGGTAATAAAAGAACGGACGGCACGGCGGAACGGAGACGGATGGCGATGTGGGTGGTCGACGGTGGGTGAAAACAGCGAACGGCCCTCGAGCGCTGGCGGCTACAGCGGAACGGCCGCGACGGCCTCGAGCAGCATCGACGGAGCTGGTTCAGCCGTCTCGATGTCGTACTCGACGGCGAGATAGAGGACGCCGAACTGGAAGGCGTTCAGTGCGGCGTGGGACGCAATCGGCACGACGAGGTTGTCGGTTTTCGCGTAGAGGTAGCCGAAGATGAGCGCGCCGCCGAACATGATCGCAAGCGAAGAGGCAGTCGCGAGCATCGAGTCGGCAAGGGTCACGTACATCGGGAAGTGAACGAGCGCGAAGATGGTACTCGCGAGCACGACAGCCTGCATCCGCGTGAACGCATCGTAGAGGCGCTTCTGGACGACGTTCCGGAACAGGAACTCCTCGGCCGGCGCGTTGAAGAAAAAGACGATGACGATCATGATCAGGATCATCGTCTGGTCTTGGCCGACGACCTCGACGACGTTACTCTCCGCGGCCGGCACCGAGAGGAGTTGCAGGAGGATGTTGATGCCGAACAAAAACAGGAGGCTAGCGACGATCCCGCCGAGGACGTACCACCAGCCCGTTTTCGTCGGCATGCGGAGGTCGACGTACGACCAGCCGCGGCCGGTGGCGGCGAGATAGACCCCCCCTGCCAACGCCATGCCGACGAAGTTCAAGATCAGATATAGCGTTCGGCTCTCGATCGAGGCGTTACCGACTCCCTCGAGCAGCGCTGGGTCGATAAGCATCGCTGGAACCGTCGCGATACTGGCCCCGACGAGTCCGAAAATCGTTAGTCCGACGGCGACGAGCGTCGATCGAAGCGGCGCACCGTCACGATGTTGGGAGGACGTCTCCATACGCAGGTCTATGGGTGCGTCCTCCTTGGGTGTTCCTTTCGCCGAACTCGTGTAACCCGGCGTGCGGTGTGCGGCGAGCCGATGACACGCGTCACGGCGACGGGTCGCCCACGGCCCGTGGACGGGAGTTTCAACAACTCCACGCTACACCCCTTCAGCGAGAAGTAGCGGTTCGTCCTCGAACAACTGCTCGAGCAGTCTCTGTTGGCCGATGCGGAGATGGCGGTTGACCGTCGGCTGGGTGACCTCGAGCATAGCGGCGATCTCCTCGCCGGTACTCTCGCGAGGCCACTCGAAAAAGCCGGCCAGATACGCCGTCCGGAGCACCTCGAACTGGCGGTCGGTCAGTTCGTCGAACAGCGACGTCACCAGTTCCTGTCTGGTGTGTGTCGTCCGCTGGACGTGCCGGCGCGACCGTAACTCGACGGCGTCGTAGTGGTCCTCGAGCATCTCGACGAACTCGCGAACGTCGGTCGTCGTCGGCACGTCGACGGTGATGTCGATCGACGTGCCGGTGGCGCGGATCGATCGTGGGCTGGCCCCGTGGCGAACCAGTCGCGAGGCGACGACATCGCCAGAGACGGTCGCCTCGAACAGACAGTCGCCGTCGGACTCGGTGACAAGTCGAGACCCCGTCACGGAGACGAGCGTCTCGAGGACGTCCTCGACGTCGGCCGCCGGGACGCCGCTGGTCTCGAAAAAGAGGACCGTTTCCGCCCCCGAATGAGTCCCGAGTCCTTGGTAAACGACGTCCGCACCGGTCGCGGACGCGATCCGAGACAGAATGTCGTCGGCGGCCTCGAGGTCGAGCGAGAGTTCGACGAGTGTCTCGGCGTGGAGCGCTTCCTGCGTTTTCGCCGCGTTGATGGCGTTCGCGATCCCCTCCCCGAGTTCCGCGAACACGGTGCGCTCGAGGTCACCGAACGCGTCCGGTTCGTCCGCGTAGACCGTCAGGACGCCGTAGCCGTACTCCTCGAAGGCGATCGGCACTGAGACGACCGATTGGAAGCCCGCATCGAGGGCGCTCCGTCGCCACGGCTCGCGTTTGAGGCCGTCGACGACGTTTTCGACGACCGTCGGCGTCTCCGAGCGAACCGTCTGGAGTGCCGGCTCGCCGGCGTCGGCTTCGAGATCGAGCGAGAGCGTGTCCAGATACTCCGGTTCGGTCCCGGCCCAGCTGCGTGGCTCGAGCGTCGTCCCGGTCGCATCGAGCGCGCCGATCCAGGCGAACGAGACCGTCTCGGCCTCGAGGAGCCGCTCCGGAACGGTTCGCTCGATTTCGCTGCGGCTGTCGGCACCGATGAGCGAGCGGTCGATTCCTCTGATGATCTCGGTGATCTGGATCTGGCGTCGAAGGCGGCTGTTCTGGGCTTCCAGTTCCGCGTCGCGGTCGAGCAGGGTCGCCTCGCTCTCGAGGCGGTCGAACGCTGCCTCGGTCGTCGCGACGAGCGTCTCGACGAACTGGCGCGTCTCGTCGTCGATCGTTGACGGTGGCGCGAGCAGGACGAACACGCCGTGGTTGCCGATCGGAACCAACAATCCACCCGAGATCTCGTCGCCGAACAGGGGCGCTCGACCGTCGATATCGGTGTCGTCGACGACCGTCTGGGTTCCCGTTACGTACGTGTTCCAGAGGACGGAGTCGTCGTCACCGACGGCGACCGACGGGCTCCCAGTAGATCGCACCTCGAACTCGGGCGTCGAGGCGACCGATTCGAATCGATTCGTCTCGCCATCGAGCAGATAGACGCTCGCACTGCCCGACTCGAGTAACTCCGCGGCCGTCTCGACGACGAGTTCGGCGACCGCAGGCGTCGTCTCCGCGTTGAGCAGTCCGCGAGCCGTCTCGTGAAGCGACTCGAGCGCCAGTTCTCGGCGCTTCTGGTCGGTGATATCCTGCACCGAGCCCCGGTAGGTGCGGAGGTCGCCGTCGTCGTCGTGGATCGGTTCGCCCATCGCCCGCACCCACGTCGTGTCGTCCGCGTCGGTGTCCAGTCGTGCTTCCAACGCGTAGTCCGTCTCGGTCTCGATCGCAGTCTCGAGTTGGTCGCGGACGCGCGGTCGGTCATCCGGATGGTAGCAGTCGATCGTCGTCTCGAGGGTCGGCGTCACGTCGCGAGACAGCCCGTGCAGACGGTACAGTTCCTCGGTCCAGGTCGCTTCCGGCGGGGTGGCGCTGATGTCGAGTTCCCAGCCGCCGACTTTCGCCATCCGCTGGACGCGCTCTAACAGATCCGTCGATCGCTCGAGTTCGCGTTCGCGCTCCTTGCGCTCAGTGATGTCGCGGATGACGCCCGCGGTTCCGGTGAACTCGCCGTCGTCCATCGGTAACAGAGCGACGTGTGTCTCCGTCTCGATCGTGTCGCCGTCCGCAGTGATAATATCGCCCTCAAAGGCCTCGTACGGCGTCCCCTCCCGAAGGAGGTCACGAACCAGCTCTCTGGCCAGTTCGAGTTCGTCCGGTGGCAGGAGATCCGAGACGTCGGTACCGATCAGCTCCGTCGGCTCGTAGCCCGCGAGCGGTTCCATCGCATCGTTGACAAACTGGAACGTTCCCGAGGCATCGAGCGTGTAGACGGGGTCACCGATCGCCTGAATGATCGTCTCGTAGCGCTCGAGTTCGCGTTCACGTTGCTTGCGCTCGGTGATGTCGTTGTTGATCCCGACCATGCGTTGGCGCCCGTCTTCGCCGGTCACCAGCCGGCCGCGAGCGCCGACCCAGATCCACTCCCCGTTCTCGTGGCGCATTCTGAACCCGTGTTGATACAGCTCGTCGTTCTCGATCGCACGCTGGAGTTCCCGCTCGATCCGCTCGAGGTCGTCCGGATGGATCCGTTGTCTGAAGACGCCGTACGTGCCACCGAATGCGCCGGGTTCGAGACCGACGATCCGTTCGAGCGTCTCGCTCCACTCGAGGTCGCCCGTTTCCAGATCCAACTCCCAGATACCCGTGTTCGTCCCCTCGAGTGCGAGCTCGAGGCGCCGTTTCGTCTCGCGCAGGTCCCGTTCACGTCGCTTTCGGTCGGTAATGTCCTGTATCGAGCCGCGGAGTCTGACGACCTCGCCGTCCTCGCGGACCGGCTCGCCGATGGCCCGGACCCAGCGCTCGTCGTCGCCGTCGGCCGGGACGATCCGGAGTTCGAGATCGTACGGTTCACCTGGTTCGATCGCGCGGTCGACCGCCGATCGGAGCTCGTCCCGATCGTCCGGGTGATAGAACTCGATCGCCTCCGAGAGTCCGACGTCGGGATCG belongs to Natronorubrum aibiense and includes:
- the hjc gene encoding Holliday junction resolvase Hjc codes for the protein MSQAKGDRRERELVNELDAAGFAVMRAPASGSATERELPDVLAGDGERFYAIEAKSSAGDPIYLTGEEVEALTYFAQNFGAKPRIGVRFDREDWYFFHPADLYVTDGGNYRVKKETALADGTDFAEFVGRSEKVTLAELGDDGDDGPDEDVLRVLTAVEQGVMEIEEAATLLE
- a CDS encoding CPBP family intramembrane glutamic endopeptidase; this encodes METSSQHRDGAPLRSTLVAVGLTIFGLVGASIATVPAMLIDPALLEGVGNASIESRTLYLILNFVGMALAGGVYLAATGRGWSYVDLRMPTKTGWWYVLGGIVASLLFLFGINILLQLLSVPAAESNVVEVVGQDQTMILIMIVIVFFFNAPAEEFLFRNVVQKRLYDAFTRMQAVVLASTIFALVHFPMYVTLADSMLATASSLAIMFGGALIFGYLYAKTDNLVVPIASHAALNAFQFGVLYLAVEYDIETAEPAPSMLLEAVAAVPL
- a CDS encoding PAS domain S-box protein; the encoded protein is MAFPSFRGTSLNPVADRQTLLFVFGIGVVSLLSVVGPGPELPIGSPLLVGLAVHGGGSRETVIERLTADVEALAASIDDERSPTDTEADRAARIRNDGVSVDPERNDDLGRLADAVDAMATAVEKRERRLAERERRSETPSARLEALFERSPDMIDVLDTDGTIVDVNQRFCDELGYTEDDLLGTKIWKHDELFDAADVRALLESVSVDSRRKFEGQYRRRDGSTLPVEIHLIRADLGDEDRFLVISRDITDRKEREQTLRERERQLTTLMSNLPGMVYRCRTGRDCSFEFVSDGCRELTGYEADELIGDDVDWFSDVVLEGHDDRWEIVRDAVSQRELFHTTFPIETADGERRWVIERGRGIFDDDGSLEAIEGVITDVTERVENERELERTTRLLEQSQQLATVGAWELDVREESHDLKWSEEVARIYGLEPDPDVGLSEAIEFYHPDDRDELRSAVDRAIEPGEPYDLELRIVPADGDDERWVRAIGEPVREDGEVVRLRGSIQDITDRKRRERDLRETKRRLELALEGTNTGIWELDLETGDLEWSETLERIVGLEPGAFGGTYGVFRQRIHPDDLERIERELQRAIENDELYQHGFRMRHENGEWIWVGARGRLVTGEDGRQRMVGINNDITERKQRERELERYETIIQAIGDPVYTLDASGTFQFVNDAMEPLAGYEPTELIGTDVSDLLPPDELELARELVRDLLREGTPYEAFEGDIITADGDTIETETHVALLPMDDGEFTGTAGVIRDITERKERERELERSTDLLERVQRMAKVGGWELDISATPPEATWTEELYRLHGLSRDVTPTLETTIDCYHPDDRPRVRDQLETAIETETDYALEARLDTDADDTTWVRAMGEPIHDDDGDLRTYRGSVQDITDQKRRELALESLHETARGLLNAETTPAVAELVVETAAELLESGSASVYLLDGETNRFESVASTPEFEVRSTGSPSVAVGDDDSVLWNTYVTGTQTVVDDTDIDGRAPLFGDEISGGLLVPIGNHGVFVLLAPPSTIDDETRQFVETLVATTEAAFDRLESEATLLDRDAELEAQNSRLRRQIQITEIIRGIDRSLIGADSRSEIERTVPERLLEAETVSFAWIGALDATGTTLEPRSWAGTEPEYLDTLSLDLEADAGEPALQTVRSETPTVVENVVDGLKREPWRRSALDAGFQSVVSVPIAFEEYGYGVLTVYADEPDAFGDLERTVFAELGEGIANAINAAKTQEALHAETLVELSLDLEAADDILSRIASATGADVVYQGLGTHSGAETVLFFETSGVPAADVEDVLETLVSVTGSRLVTESDGDCLFEATVSGDVVASRLVRHGASPRSIRATGTSIDITVDVPTTTDVREFVEMLEDHYDAVELRSRRHVQRTTHTRQELVTSLFDELTDRQFEVLRTAYLAGFFEWPRESTGEEIAAMLEVTQPTVNRHLRIGQQRLLEQLFEDEPLLLAEGV